A genome region from Legionella sp. PC997 includes the following:
- a CDS encoding type II toxin-antitoxin system mRNA interferase toxin, RelE/StbE family, which yields MLELELATQFKRDLKKITKQGKRRTLLDSIVEQLQKEEPLDPKHKDHSLSVNWDGYRECHITPDWLLIYKTIKDDRIQLLRLSRTGSHSDLFG from the coding sequence ATGCTTGAATTAGAGTTGGCGACACAGTTTAAGCGTGATTTGAAAAAGATTACGAAGCAAGGGAAAAGAAGGACGCTCTTAGACTCTATTGTAGAGCAATTGCAAAAGGAAGAACCCCTGGATCCAAAGCATAAGGATCACAGTCTTTCCGTAAATTGGGATGGTTATCGTGAATGTCACATTACCCCCGATTGGTTATTAATTTATAAGACCATTAAAGATGATCGCATACAATTGCTGCGATTATCACGAACAGGATCACATAGTGATTTGTTTGGGTGA
- a CDS encoding type II toxin-antitoxin system RelB/DinJ family antitoxin, with the protein MNKAATINARIEPALKMQAEAILHKVGLSTAEAIRLFYSQVCLQNGLPFEVKIPNKETREAMAELESGKGERFKTMKDVWDSVDNA; encoded by the coding sequence ATGAATAAGGCGGCAACAATTAATGCTCGTATTGAGCCTGCTCTTAAAATGCAGGCAGAAGCGATTTTGCATAAGGTAGGCTTATCTACAGCCGAGGCGATTCGACTGTTCTATAGCCAGGTCTGTCTCCAAAATGGCCTGCCTTTTGAGGTAAAAATACCGAACAAAGAGACAAGAGAGGCCATGGCAGAGCTGGAATCAGGAAAAGGCGAGCGATTTAAAACAATGAAGGATGTATGGGATTCTGTAGATAATGCTTGA
- a CDS encoding recombinase family protein — MALVGYARVSTIDQNLDIQLDALKCAGCKKIFSEKKSGTSKKNRTALDECMEYIREGDTLVVTRIDRLTRSILDLQTLLHYLKEKEIHLKALEQPVDTSNASGKFFLDMLGVFAEFETNLRRERQLEGIERAKREGKYKGRKPTARSKTNEVMELINQGYTRTAIAKKLNMGIASVYRILKTQRQDNPEKSIPGSQGTQKIAVVEVWLRVENNNKFVRGKNESRRQIEQYCFSAFDMVKKDKDGWEYSLKIPYTSDKDLDETIYDLMHEAESIAGCRNGFTEMSITEPATGKSW; from the coding sequence ATGGCGCTTGTTGGTTATGCCCGCGTATCTACAATTGACCAAAATTTGGACATTCAACTTGATGCTTTAAAATGCGCTGGATGTAAAAAGATCTTTTCCGAGAAAAAAAGTGGTACTTCAAAAAAAAACCGAACCGCACTGGATGAATGCATGGAGTATATTCGTGAAGGCGATACCTTGGTAGTTACACGAATTGACCGCTTAACCCGCAGTATTCTGGATTTACAGACTTTACTGCATTATTTAAAAGAGAAAGAGATCCACCTAAAAGCATTGGAGCAACCTGTGGATACCTCTAATGCCTCAGGTAAATTCTTTTTGGATATGCTGGGTGTCTTTGCTGAGTTTGAAACCAACCTTCGCCGTGAGCGGCAACTGGAAGGTATTGAGCGCGCAAAACGCGAAGGCAAATACAAAGGGAGAAAACCCACAGCACGCTCAAAAACTAATGAGGTCATGGAGTTAATCAATCAGGGATACACACGCACCGCTATTGCTAAAAAACTTAATATGGGTATTGCCAGTGTTTATCGTATTCTTAAAACCCAACGACAGGATAATCCAGAAAAATCAATTCCAGGCAGCCAGGGAACTCAAAAAATTGCCGTGGTTGAAGTTTGGCTGCGCGTAGAAAACAACAATAAGTTTGTGCGTGGAAAAAATGAATCCAGGCGGCAAATCGAGCAATACTGCTTTTCAGCCTTTGATATGGTGAAAAAAGACAAGGATGGATGGGAATACAGTCTTAAAATTCCCTATACCAGTGATAAGGATCTGGATGAAACTATCTATGACTTAATGCATGAAGCCGAATCGATTGCCGGCTGTCGCAATGGATTTACAGAAATGAGTATCACGGAACCTGCAACCGGTAAATCTTGGTGA
- a CDS encoding WGR domain-containing protein: protein MPWVHYLNFKPKECYHAVRFEKATRYYVIRLEQDLLGDWTLCASNGRIKSRFGQSHIIAFASFSDALKHFCVMVKERNQRGYYLISYQTHDVLYQQILPWACFMEDPAPMKKRPRKKQVRSLLNQNSTIQSQSQDSQQMLLIF from the coding sequence CTGCCATGGGTTCATTACCTTAATTTTAAACCCAAGGAATGTTATCATGCCGTCCGTTTTGAAAAGGCAACGCGCTATTACGTCATTCGCCTGGAACAGGATTTATTGGGTGACTGGACACTCTGCGCATCCAATGGACGTATCAAGTCCAGATTTGGGCAAAGCCATATTATTGCCTTTGCAAGTTTTTCTGATGCCTTGAAGCACTTTTGCGTCATGGTGAAAGAACGAAACCAACGCGGTTATTATCTGATCTCTTATCAAACCCATGATGTTCTATACCAACAAATACTACCATGGGCCTGCTTTATGGAGGATCCAGCACCTATGAAAAAGAGACCTCGGAAAAAGCAAGTTCGATCATTGCTGAATCAAAACTCAACCATTCAATCCCAATCTCAGGACTCTCAGCAAATGCTGCTTATTTTTTAA
- a CDS encoding type II toxin-antitoxin system PemK/MazF family toxin: protein MNRGDVYWVNLDPTTGSEINKLRPCVLVGATPINQARRTVVVVPLSSSATARPPITITVSCLGKQVTAVCDQIRTIDKSRLKKVAGNLSDKDLNALDDGLRQVLCL, encoded by the coding sequence ATGAATCGTGGTGATGTATATTGGGTAAACCTCGACCCTACTACAGGCTCTGAAATCAACAAACTCAGACCTTGCGTTTTAGTTGGAGCAACACCGATTAATCAAGCAAGACGCACTGTTGTCGTCGTTCCTCTTTCAAGCTCTGCTACAGCCAGACCACCAATTACCATCACTGTTTCTTGTCTTGGCAAACAAGTTACCGCAGTTTGTGATCAAATAAGAACGATTGATAAAAGTCGTTTAAAAAAAGTGGCAGGAAACCTTTCAGATAAAGATTTAAATGCCTTGGATGATGGGTTACGACAAGTTTTATGCCTTTGA
- a CDS encoding class I SAM-dependent methyltransferase, translating to MSRNSIQCHLSTLVVYILPTLLSRFNIEIPKYEQQFDFVLFNTVLCFLNLPLVALLEAKRVLKPNGKLIIGMIDKHSMIGQQYEATKQDNLFYRYAHFYSVQEVFELLHEINFKEEAIYQTLFSPVDTILTPEESKPGYGEGGFVVLSAYVKPNRFSYLDFI from the coding sequence GTGTCTCGAAATAGCATCCAGTGTCACCTTAGCACCTTGGTTGTTTATATTTTACCAACACTCCTGTCCCGATTTAACATTGAGATTCCTAAGTATGAACAACAATTTGATTTTGTCTTATTCAATACAGTATTGTGTTTTTTGAATTTACCTTTAGTAGCACTTCTTGAAGCAAAACGGGTTTTAAAGCCCAATGGTAAGCTTATTATTGGTATGATTGATAAACATTCGATGATTGGACAGCAATATGAGGCCACCAAGCAAGATAATCTGTTTTATCGATACGCTCATTTTTATTCGGTACAGGAGGTCTTTGAATTGCTTCATGAAATTAATTTTAAAGAAGAAGCAATTTATCAAACTTTATTCTCTCCTGTTGATACTATATTAACGCCAGAGGAGAGTAAACCAGGCTATGGGGAAGGAGGGTTTGTTGTTCTTTCTGCTTATGTTAAACCCAATCGATTTTCCTATTTAGATTTTATTTGA
- a CDS encoding IS91 family transposase: protein MLYAVSKKELDCEQKRSLKDLLLKDNSWYHYFQKYKDTLRHEVLETISNILSCGSTLRGFSCYDCPNPKCTHSKKVAFTCHNRFCSKCGKKATENWISKQIHLLPSCDWQHITFTMPRELWRFFKENWILLGWLLPVAASILLRLASHKGVLPGMFAALHSFG, encoded by the coding sequence ATGCTTTATGCTGTAAGTAAAAAAGAGTTGGACTGCGAACAAAAGAGAAGCCTGAAGGACTTGTTGCTCAAAGATAACTCCTGGTATCACTATTTCCAGAAGTATAAAGACACGCTACGCCATGAGGTTTTGGAAACAATCTCGAACATTTTAAGTTGCGGGAGCACCTTGCGAGGATTTTCCTGTTATGACTGCCCCAACCCTAAATGCACTCATAGCAAAAAAGTTGCGTTTACCTGCCATAATCGGTTTTGCTCGAAGTGTGGGAAGAAAGCCACCGAGAATTGGATAAGCAAACAAATTCATCTGTTACCCAGTTGTGACTGGCAGCATATTACGTTTACGATGCCACGGGAATTATGGAGGTTTTTCAAAGAAAACTGGATTTTGTTAGGTTGGCTGCTGCCAGTAGCAGCTTCTATTTTGCTGCGGTTAGCGAGTCATAAAGGAGTCTTACCCGGAATGTTTGCAGCGCTTCATAGCTTTGGCTGA
- a CDS encoding Hsp20/alpha crystallin family protein, whose product MKKKLLPILISVPLITMMSAGAIALEAKQNNQVQKSKDLLALDPFDNDPFFQSPYDVLKQMEKMQQAMDQFMKSQFSQMHTNLLKQPNQMLFGNTNNVEIKESKNELVYKIKLPKGGDSKVDVSVKEGQLVVSSNITQKITREQDNSKSVSYSQSNYSQTFQLPQGYDPNSMSSKVKDSNLIVTFKKSLSTSSIL is encoded by the coding sequence ATGAAAAAGAAACTACTTCCTATTTTAATCTCTGTTCCTCTTATCACTATGATGTCAGCAGGAGCCATAGCACTTGAAGCGAAACAAAATAATCAAGTACAAAAGAGTAAAGATTTATTAGCCTTAGATCCATTTGATAACGATCCCTTTTTTCAATCACCTTATGATGTTTTGAAGCAAATGGAAAAAATGCAACAGGCTATGGACCAGTTTATGAAGAGTCAATTCTCACAAATGCACACTAACCTTCTAAAACAACCCAATCAAATGCTCTTTGGTAATACAAATAATGTTGAAATTAAAGAAAGTAAAAATGAGCTTGTTTATAAAATAAAATTACCTAAAGGTGGGGATAGTAAAGTTGATGTTTCTGTTAAAGAGGGACAATTAGTGGTTAGTTCAAATATAACGCAAAAAATCACTCGTGAACAGGATAATAGTAAAAGTGTAAGCTATTCTCAGAGTAATTACAGTCAAACATTCCAATTACCACAGGGCTATGATCCCAATTCTATGAGCTCAAAAGTGAAAGATTCAAATTTAATTGTGACATTTAAAAAATCACTTTCGACATCTTCAATACTCTAA
- a CDS encoding Hsp20/alpha crystallin family protein, producing MSKLIKWKKETPIAIEHTHNPFLRLQNEIDRVFHDFNDFFSPSRFNWEFDNLNLAPSMDVVEDKDHYSIELEMPGMDEKDIKVSLADNILTISGEKSTSKKNEDKKYLSREISYGKYERSISLPSTIDVDKAKATFKKGTLCIELPKKEEAKKSTRDIKVEKA from the coding sequence ATGAGTAAATTAATAAAATGGAAAAAAGAAACCCCGATTGCCATTGAGCATACACATAATCCGTTCTTAAGACTTCAAAATGAAATAGATCGTGTATTTCATGATTTTAATGATTTTTTTTCGCCCTCTCGATTCAATTGGGAATTTGATAATCTAAATCTTGCCCCATCAATGGATGTTGTGGAAGATAAAGATCATTACAGTATTGAGCTTGAGATGCCCGGTATGGATGAAAAAGATATCAAGGTTTCTTTAGCGGATAATATATTGACCATTTCTGGTGAAAAGTCGACTTCTAAAAAGAATGAAGACAAAAAATATCTTTCTCGAGAAATTAGCTATGGGAAGTATGAGCGTTCTATTTCATTGCCTTCAACAATAGATGTTGATAAGGCTAAGGCAACTTTTAAAAAAGGAACACTTTGCATTGAGTTGCCGAAAAAAGAAGAGGCTAAAAAAAGTACTCGTGATATCAAAGTAGAAAAAGCGTAG
- a CDS encoding transposase, with product MVRQVYTKEFKIKAIELLESSNKPLRQVARELVVAENNLYNWRKQYLLKQEKVFPNQSQLNEKDLELKRLKARVAELEEEREILKKAAAFFAKEGQRNMR from the coding sequence ATGGTAAGACAAGTTTATACAAAAGAGTTCAAAATTAAAGCTATTGAACTACTGGAATCAAGTAATAAGCCCTTAAGACAAGTAGCCAGAGAGCTTGTTGTAGCAGAAAATAACCTATATAACTGGCGCAAACAATACCTTCTCAAACAAGAGAAAGTATTCCCAAATCAATCTCAATTAAATGAAAAAGACTTAGAATTAAAGCGATTGAAAGCGCGTGTAGCGGAGCTGGAAGAAGAGCGAGAAATCTTAAAAAAGGCGGCAGCGTTTTTCGCCAAGGAAGGCCAGCGAAATATGCGGTAA
- a CDS encoding IS3 family transposase encodes MQQEELKPKAARRFKVTTDSRHSKHVAENILGRPFNPVAINTVWASDITYIQTDEGWLYLA; translated from the coding sequence ATGCAGCAGGAAGAACTCAAACCTAAAGCGGCAAGGCGTTTTAAAGTGACAACAGATAGTCGCCACTCAAAGCATGTGGCCGAAAATATCTTGGGAAGACCATTTAATCCTGTTGCTATTAACACCGTTTGGGCGTCTGATATAACCTACATTCAAACTGATGAGGGCTGGCTTTATCTAGCATAG
- a CDS encoding IS3 family transposase: MGTRLVTSLIEDALIMAIHRNNPPNGVIHHSDIGSQYCSNAYQSLLKEHDFICSMSGSGNCYDNAVMESFYHTLKVEMIYGEQYKTRKDARLALFDYIEVFYNRQRIHSTLGFQTPNDFGLVA; this comes from the coding sequence ATGGGAACTCGGTTGGTTACAAGCCTTATTGAAGATGCTCTTATCATGGCGATTCACCGCAATAACCCACCTAATGGCGTTATTCATCATTCTGATATAGGATCTCAATATTGCAGTAATGCTTATCAATCGCTTCTCAAAGAACATGATTTTATTTGCTCCATGAGTGGCTCGGGTAACTGTTATGACAATGCAGTTATGGAAAGTTTCTATCATACTTTGAAAGTCGAAATGATTTATGGGGAACAATATAAAACTAGAAAGGATGCTCGATTAGCTCTATTCGATTACATTGAAGTGTTTTACAATCGTCAGCGCATCCATTCAACTTTAGGGTTTCAGACCCCGAATGACTTTGGGTTGGTTGCATAA
- a CDS encoding ABC transporter permease, with amino-acid sequence MTISNIVQLGFKEYRSLLRDPIMIALIVFAFTVQIYTTATAMPEMLHKAPIVIVDLDQSAVSQRIRDAFYPPQFIKYVTTSQAKMDSGMDEGLYTFGLNIPPDFQRNLLSGRKPTLQLNIDATRMSQAFTGTAYIQTIIEREINEFVEHYRSVETPPVDLAVRVRFNPTLTKIWFGALMELINNVTMLSIVLTGAALLREREHGTIEHLLVMPVTPFEIMASKIWAMASIVLIVCAVSLITVVQGLLSAPIEGSILLFLLGAAINLFATTSIGIFMGTITRSMPQFGILLILVLLPLEMLSGGLTPRESMPEFVQTMMLVAPNTHFVMLAQSILFRGAGFGIVWPQFLTLAIIGSIFFMTTLMYFRKRIVLLST; translated from the coding sequence GTGACAATAAGTAATATTGTGCAACTTGGGTTTAAGGAATATCGAAGTTTGCTTCGTGACCCAATTATGATAGCACTGATCGTCTTTGCATTTACTGTACAAATCTATACAACAGCCACAGCCATGCCCGAAATGCTGCACAAAGCACCGATTGTCATTGTTGATCTCGATCAATCCGCTGTTTCACAACGTATCAGGGATGCTTTTTATCCCCCACAATTTATAAAATACGTGACCACCTCACAAGCAAAGATGGATTCGGGCATGGATGAAGGCTTATATACCTTTGGTTTAAATATCCCGCCTGATTTTCAACGGAATCTTTTGTCCGGGCGAAAGCCAACCCTTCAACTGAATATTGATGCTACACGCATGAGTCAGGCGTTCACAGGAACAGCCTACATTCAAACTATTATTGAGAGGGAGATCAATGAATTTGTCGAACATTATCGTTCTGTGGAAACTCCGCCTGTTGATCTTGCAGTCCGCGTTCGATTTAACCCGACATTAACTAAGATCTGGTTTGGTGCCTTAATGGAGTTGATTAATAATGTAACGATGTTATCCATTGTGCTAACGGGTGCCGCATTACTTCGGGAGCGCGAACATGGAACAATTGAACATTTATTAGTGATGCCAGTCACGCCATTTGAAATCATGGCCAGCAAAATTTGGGCAATGGCTTCCATTGTACTCATCGTTTGTGCTGTTTCGCTTATTACAGTGGTACAAGGGTTACTCTCTGCCCCCATTGAGGGTTCAATTCTTCTGTTTTTGCTTGGTGCGGCAATCAATTTGTTCGCTACAACGTCAATAGGTATTTTTATGGGAACCATCACCCGCTCCATGCCTCAATTTGGTATCTTATTGATTCTGGTACTTCTCCCGCTAGAAATGCTTTCAGGTGGATTGACCCCTCGTGAGAGCATGCCTGAATTTGTCCAGACCATGATGCTGGTTGCGCCTAACACTCACTTTGTGATGCTTGCTCAATCGATTTTATTTAGAGGGGCAGGGTTTGGTATCGTGTGGCCGCAATTTCTGACGCTTGCAATAATAGGCTCTATTTTTTTCATGACCACATTAATGTATTTTCGCAAAAGGATTGTCCTTCTTTCTACATGA
- the rbbA gene encoding ribosome-associated ATPase/putative transporter RbbA produces MSNNKASNNGVEKPVCEINNLSLWYGKTCALDNITLKLPSGCIVGFIGPDGVGKSSLFSLIAGARVIQRGQIFVLGGNMASSSHREALCTRIAYMPQGLGKNLYPTLSVFENIDFFGSLFGHSREVRQYYITRLLDRTGLFPFRDRPAGKLSGGMKQKLGLCCALIHTPDLLILDEPTTGVDPLSRRQFWELIETLRAEMPKMSVLVATAYMEEAACFDWLVAMNAGKVLASGTMSDLLRQSRTHSLEEAFVALLPEQQRQMHPMVIEPRSSTQKSEVAIEATGLTKRFGDFVAVDHVNFCIERGEIFGFLGSNGCGKTTVMKILTGLLPASEGQASLFGQSVDSNDLMIRQRIGYMSQSFSLYTELTVHQNLMLHAKLFRLPAHSIPKRIKQLLEKFSLSDYENERPDSLPLGLRQRLSLAVAIIHQPDILILDEPTSGVDPVARDIFWQLMLDLSRQDKVTIFISTHFMNEAERCDRISLMHAGKVLVSENPVKLIQQRQASSLEEAFISYLEEAMKKKEVNPSGQHPAKPIMSSLSEHPKIIPAKKYFNIRRMFSYSRREALELIRDPIRATLALLGSILLMIIMSYGVTLDIEQLTFAVLDRDQTNASHAYVLNIASSHYFKELPPILDYKEMDQRMRSGKLSLALEIPSGFARDINKETPVQVGAWIDGAMPTRAETIQSYVYGMHQHWLVNSWPYLTHQKSEEFFNIEPRFRYNPDVKSLPAMVPAVIPILLMLIPAMLMALSVVREKELGSIVNLYVTPITKLEFLLGKLIPYVILAVFNFLLLIALSIYLFDVPIKGSFSILFFSALIYVTLSTSMGFLISTFMKSQVAALFGTAILTLLPATQFSGMIEPVSSLEGLGAMIGQIYPVTHFLTISRGTFSKALSFQDLLHPFLYLLITLPVLLGCCLLFLKKQER; encoded by the coding sequence ATGTCAAATAACAAGGCCTCCAATAATGGGGTTGAAAAACCGGTTTGTGAAATCAATAACCTGAGTTTGTGGTATGGTAAAACTTGTGCCCTGGATAACATTACTCTTAAACTGCCTTCTGGTTGTATTGTTGGCTTCATTGGGCCAGATGGTGTTGGAAAATCCAGTCTGTTTTCACTCATTGCTGGAGCCCGCGTCATTCAACGCGGACAAATTTTTGTTCTTGGTGGCAATATGGCGAGTAGCTCTCATCGTGAAGCCCTCTGCACGCGCATTGCTTATATGCCTCAAGGCTTGGGGAAAAATCTGTATCCTACCCTTTCAGTATTTGAAAACATCGATTTCTTTGGGAGTCTTTTTGGCCATAGCCGTGAAGTGCGACAATACTACATTACCCGTTTGTTGGATAGAACAGGGTTATTCCCTTTTCGAGACAGGCCAGCAGGTAAGCTGTCTGGAGGGATGAAGCAGAAACTTGGATTATGTTGTGCTCTGATTCACACTCCCGATCTGTTAATTCTGGATGAGCCTACGACAGGAGTGGATCCCCTTTCAAGGCGTCAATTCTGGGAGCTCATTGAGACGTTGCGTGCTGAAATGCCGAAAATGAGTGTTCTGGTGGCCACTGCATACATGGAGGAAGCGGCGTGTTTTGATTGGCTGGTTGCAATGAATGCTGGAAAAGTCTTGGCTTCAGGGACTATGAGTGACCTGTTGAGGCAAAGTCGTACTCATTCTCTGGAAGAAGCGTTTGTTGCCCTCTTACCCGAGCAGCAGCGACAAATGCACCCCATGGTAATAGAACCCCGCTCATCCACTCAAAAATCGGAAGTAGCTATTGAAGCAACCGGTTTGACCAAACGCTTTGGTGATTTTGTCGCAGTAGACCACGTCAATTTTTGTATAGAGCGTGGCGAAATTTTTGGGTTTCTTGGCTCGAATGGTTGTGGCAAAACAACGGTTATGAAAATATTAACCGGTCTGCTTCCTGCCAGCGAGGGTCAAGCTTCGCTATTTGGACAATCTGTTGATTCAAACGATCTGATGATACGTCAACGCATTGGCTATATGTCCCAATCTTTTTCGCTGTACACGGAATTAACGGTTCATCAAAATCTCATGTTGCATGCCAAATTGTTTCGTTTGCCCGCCCATAGCATTCCCAAACGCATCAAACAATTGCTCGAAAAATTCTCTTTGTCTGACTATGAAAATGAACGGCCTGACTCATTACCACTAGGTCTTCGTCAAAGGCTTTCTCTTGCTGTAGCCATTATCCATCAACCCGATATACTCATTCTTGATGAACCGACTTCTGGTGTTGATCCGGTTGCTCGCGATATATTTTGGCAATTAATGCTTGATTTATCCCGACAGGATAAAGTAACCATTTTTATTTCTACCCATTTCATGAATGAGGCAGAACGTTGCGATCGCATTTCGCTGATGCATGCCGGTAAAGTATTGGTTAGTGAAAATCCAGTCAAACTCATCCAACAAAGACAAGCCTCTTCGCTAGAAGAAGCCTTTATCAGCTATCTAGAAGAGGCCATGAAGAAGAAGGAGGTGAATCCTTCAGGGCAACATCCTGCAAAACCAATCATGAGCTCTTTATCTGAACACCCCAAAATCATTCCTGCAAAAAAATATTTCAACATCAGACGCATGTTCAGCTACAGCCGTCGTGAAGCGCTCGAACTGATACGCGATCCAATTCGTGCAACTCTTGCGCTTTTGGGAAGCATTCTACTGATGATCATTATGAGTTATGGAGTTACTCTGGATATCGAACAGTTAACCTTTGCAGTTCTTGATCGGGATCAAACGAATGCCAGCCACGCTTATGTTCTTAATATAGCCAGCTCGCACTATTTTAAAGAACTCCCTCCCATCTTGGATTATAAAGAAATGGATCAACGTATGCGAAGCGGAAAATTAAGCTTGGCATTGGAAATCCCAAGTGGGTTTGCCCGTGACATCAATAAAGAGACTCCCGTACAAGTTGGGGCATGGATTGATGGAGCAATGCCTACCCGTGCAGAAACCATTCAGAGTTATGTGTATGGAATGCATCAGCATTGGTTAGTGAATAGTTGGCCTTATTTGACTCATCAAAAATCGGAGGAGTTCTTCAATATTGAGCCTCGTTTTCGTTATAACCCGGATGTGAAAAGTTTACCTGCCATGGTTCCAGCCGTCATTCCTATCCTATTGATGTTAATCCCGGCGATGTTGATGGCACTTTCTGTGGTGCGAGAAAAAGAGCTGGGATCCATCGTTAATTTATACGTGACGCCCATTACTAAACTTGAGTTTCTTTTGGGAAAATTGATACCTTATGTGATTTTGGCCGTATTTAATTTTCTATTGCTAATCGCCTTGTCCATTTATTTATTTGATGTACCGATCAAAGGAAGTTTTTCCATCCTTTTCTTTAGTGCTTTAATCTACGTTACTCTTTCCACTTCGATGGGATTTCTAATCTCCACTTTTATGAAAAGCCAAGTGGCGGCATTGTTTGGAACTGCAATACTGACGCTTCTTCCAGCCACCCAGTTTTCTGGCATGATAGAGCCGGTATCCTCTTTGGAAGGATTGGGAGCAATGATAGGCCAAATCTATCCGGTAACGCATTTTCTTACGATTTCGCGAGGTACTTTTTCCAAGGCACTGAGTTTTCAAGATTTGCTCCATCCTTTTTTATATTTACTCATCACCTTGCCGGTATTGCTTGGGTGTTGTCTTTTATTTTTAAAAAAACAGGAGCGCTAA
- a CDS encoding HlyD family secretion protein, with translation MAVGRKQKWLWGIVIGGLCLMLIPIFWYYYHPNPMGEGFASGNGRIEAVEIDIATKIPGRIETILVDEGDFVKSGQVLAKMDTEVLEAQLREAKAQNKEAKSKVISAKNQVIQRKSEKEAALATVAQREAELDLAQKRLSRTEKLVTKGAASLDSLDEARAHFYSAQATLHAAKAHVASADASIATAEAEVVAVESSVDATQATIERISADINDSTLIAPCDGRIQFRVAQPGEVLSAGGRVLNMVDLSDVYMVFFLPTEQAGKVQIGAPVHLILDAAPNYVIPAKVTFVASVAQFTPKAVETASEREKLMFRVKARIAPELLKKYIALVKTGLPGMAYVQLDPKSKWPAALEVKINVK, from the coding sequence ATGGCCGTCGGAAGGAAACAAAAATGGTTATGGGGAATTGTTATTGGCGGTTTATGCCTTATGCTAATACCCATTTTTTGGTATTATTATCACCCCAATCCAATGGGAGAAGGTTTTGCCAGTGGTAATGGGCGTATTGAAGCCGTAGAGATTGATATTGCAACCAAAATTCCTGGACGAATAGAAACCATCCTGGTGGATGAAGGTGACTTTGTAAAATCAGGTCAAGTTCTGGCTAAAATGGATACGGAAGTATTAGAAGCACAGCTTAGAGAAGCCAAAGCACAGAATAAAGAAGCCAAGAGCAAAGTCATTAGTGCCAAAAATCAGGTCATTCAACGAAAAAGTGAAAAAGAAGCCGCATTAGCTACCGTTGCTCAACGCGAAGCAGAGCTCGATTTGGCGCAAAAACGCCTTTCCCGTACTGAAAAATTGGTCACTAAAGGGGCTGCGTCACTGGATAGTCTTGATGAGGCCCGTGCTCATTTCTATAGCGCACAAGCCACTCTCCATGCTGCCAAAGCGCATGTTGCTTCCGCTGATGCATCGATTGCAACTGCTGAGGCAGAAGTTGTCGCCGTAGAGTCCTCTGTCGATGCGACCCAAGCGACCATCGAGCGTATATCAGCAGATATCAACGACAGCACTTTAATCGCTCCCTGTGATGGACGTATCCAGTTTCGGGTTGCGCAACCAGGAGAAGTGCTCAGCGCAGGAGGCAGAGTATTGAACATGGTTGACTTAAGTGATGTGTATATGGTTTTTTTTCTTCCAACAGAGCAAGCAGGTAAAGTACAAATCGGCGCACCAGTTCATTTAATTCTTGATGCGGCACCCAACTATGTGATACCGGCTAAGGTGACTTTTGTCGCCAGTGTGGCGCAATTCACACCTAAAGCCGTAGAAACGGCCAGTGAACGAGAAAAACTGATGTTCCGTGTTAAAGCCCGTATTGCACCTGAATTGCTGAAAAAATATATCGCCTTAGTCAAGACAGGGCTGCCAGGGATGGCTTATGTTCAATTAGATCCCAAAAGCAAATGGCCCGCGGCGTTGGAAGTTAAAATAAATGTCAAATAA